DNA sequence from the Oncorhynchus keta strain PuntledgeMale-10-30-2019 chromosome 1, Oket_V2, whole genome shotgun sequence genome:
AACTATGCTATTTGTCAGAAATGTGATTCCGTTTATTCAATTCAGTACTCTTTCCCTACGATAACTACGTAGCAAACTGTcctggtgtcacgacttccgccgaagttggctcccctgcccgttcgggcggtgctcggcggtcgtcgtcaccgtcctaccagccgctaccgatccctttttcgtttgtctgttggttttgtcttattagtttcacctgtgtgtattttagtttaattagcttccctatatgTAGTGGGTTGTCGCGGGATTGTATTTTGTTACTCTGTTGGATTGTGGTTTTCATGTGTGTATTCTccggactgtttggtcctgtgttttgggctggtctgttctaTGCGCCCTGTATGTTGGCGTGACCGTTTTTTTGGCCGGAGAATAAAATCACGATAtcctgaaccctgctctctgcgccttaTTCCAACCCACCACTCCTATAGTATCCCGTGACACCTGGGGATGTTACTGTAACTACATTTGAATTGCTCTCAAAAACCATGAAATACTGTTTCTTACTATCCATGTTTTTCTAATTTCCCTTTTAACACGTTCAATAAAGAATTGGAACACTGAATTTCTTGGCCATATTTTCCTTCATTTCTGGTGGTCTAAATGTCTTGATAGAGGTAtattgtgggagagagagagagaagtgtgagggagagagagaggacacagagagagagagaagtgtgagggagagagaggacagagagagagagagagagagaggacagagagagagaggactcagagatagagagagagagagagagagagtcattagcTCCTATAGTGTAATTAAAATACTCCCAGTTCTAAATGGCTGTTAACTGTGACGTTACCATGTGTTCTCTATTTACTGTATCCAACCTACCCActaccccctgtctgtctccactaccccctgtctgtctccactaccccttgtctctctctatttctcactgtctgtctcaaccacCCCTCTATACCTTACTGTACTGAGTTTAATTGAGAGATTGGGAGTTAGATAAGGGAGGAGAAAGaaatggagaaagggagaaagaggggagaactCTCAATCAGTACCCTGGAAGGCACTCAGTCAGTACCCTGGAAGGCTCTCAATCAGCACCCTAGAAGGCTCTCAGTCAGTACcctggaagggaagagagaggaaataaTGAAATATCAGGGCTTTGTGGAAATATGAAGGAGAAAACAAACGGAGAGTAGGTGGTACTGGTAGGgctgggggatgagggagggctgggggatgagggagggctGGGGGATGAGGGATGGCTGGGGGATGAGGGAGGcctgggggatgagggagggctgggaggtgagggagggctgggagggctgggaggggagggagggttgggaggGCTGGGAGGGCTGGGAGGTGAGGGAGGGCTGGGAGGGCTATGAGGACTGGGAGAGCTGGGAGGGCTATGAGGGCTGGGAGAGCTGGGAGGGCTATGAGGGCTGGGAGAGCTGGGAGGGCTATGAGGGCTGGGAGAGCTAGCAGGGCTATGAGGGCTGGGAGAGCTAGGAGGGCTAGGAGGGCTGGGAGGGCTGGGAGGGCTgggaggtgagggagggttgGGAGGGCTTGGAGGTGAGGGAGGGCTGGGAGGGATGGGGTTGAGGGAGGGCTGGGAGGGCTGGGAGGGCTGGGGGTGAGGGAGGGCTGGGAGGGCTGTGGGGTAAGGGAGGGCTGGGAGGGCTGGGAGGGTTGGGAGGGCTgggaggtgagggagggttgGGAGGTGAGGGAGGGCTGGGAGGGCTGGTACTCTGGGAGGGCTATGAGGGCTGAGATTGCTGGGAGGGCTATGATGGCTGGGAGGGCTAAGAGGGATGGGAGGGCTGGGTGGGCCGGGAGGGCATGGAAGGCTGGGAGAGCCGGGAGGGCCGGGAGAGCCGGGAGGGTCGGGAGGTCAAGGAGGGCTGGGAGGGCTGGGAGAGCTGGGAGGGCTGGGAGGGCTGGGAGAGCTGGGAGAGCTAGGAGGGCTGGGAGGGCTATGAGGGCTGGGAGAGCTGGGAGGGCTATGAGGGCTGGGAGAGCTGAGAGGGCTATGAGGGCTGGGAGAGCTGGGAGGGCTATGAGGGCTGGGAGAGCTGGCAGGGCTATGAGTGCTGGGAGAGCTGGGAGGGCTATGAGGGCTGGGAGAGCTGGGAGGGCTATGAGGGCTGGGAGGGCTATGAGGGCTGGGAGAGCTGGGAGGGCTATGAGGGCTGGGAGGGCTATGAGGGCTGGGAGAGCTGGCAGGGCTATGAGAGCTGGGAGAGCTAGGAGGGCTTGGAGGGCTGGGAGGGCTgggaggtgagggagggttgGGAGGGCTGGGGGGTGAGGGAGGGCTGGGAGGGATGGGGGTGAGTGAGGGCTGGGAGGGCTGGGGGGTGAGGGAGGGCTGGGAGGGCTGGGAGGGTTGGGAGGGCTGGGAGGTGAGGGAGGGCTGGGAGGGTTGGGATGTGAGGGAGGGCTGGGAGGGCTGGTACTCTGGGAGGGCTGGGAGGGCTATGAGGGCTGGGATTGCTGGGAGGGCTATGGTGGCTGGGAGGGCTAAGAGGGATGGGAGGGCTGGGTGGGCCGGGAGGGCATGGAAGGCTGGGAGAGCCGGGAGGGCTGGGAGAGCCGGGAGGGTCGGGAGGTCAAGGAGGGCTGGGAGGGCTGGGATGGCTGGGAGAGCTGGGAGAGCTGGGAGGGCTATGAGGGCTGGGAGAGCTGAGAGGGCTATGAGGGCTGGGAGAGCTGGGAGGGCTATGAGGGCTGGGAGAGCTGGCAGGGCTATGAGGGCTGGGAGAGCTGGGAGGGCTATGAGGGCTGGGAGAGCTGGGAGGGCTATGAGGGCTGGGAGAGCTGGGAGGGCTAGGAGGGCTGGGAGGGCTATGAGGGCTGGGATTGCTGGGAGGGCTATAATGGCTGGGAGGGCTAAGAGGGATGGGAGAGCTGGGAGGGCTGGGAGGGCTGGGAGGGCTGGGAGGGCTAGGAGGGCTGGGAGGGCTGGGAGGGCTGGGAGGGCTATGAGGGCTGGGAGAGCTGGGAGGGCTATGAGGGCTGGGAGAGCTGGGAGGGCTATGAGGGCTGGGAGAGCTGGGAGGGCTATGAGGGCTGGGAGAGCTGAGAGGGCTATGAGGGCAGGGAGAGCTTGGAGGGCTAGGAGGGCTGGGAGAGCTGGGAAAGCTAGGAGGGCTAGGAGGGCTATGATGGATCGGAGGGCTGGGAGGTAGGGAGGGCTAGGAAAGCTAGGATTGCTAGGAGGGCTGGGAGGGCTTGGAGGGTTGGGAGGGCTGGGATGGCTATGAGGACTGGGAGGGCTGGGATGGCTATGAGGACTGggagggctgtgatgactgggagGGCTTGGAGGGCTGGGAGGGCTGGGAGGGCTGGGAGGGCTGGGAGGACTGGGAGGGCTGAGAGGACTGGGAGGGCTGGGAGGGCTATGAGGACTGGGAGGACTGGGAGGGCTGGGAGGGCTGGGGCTCCataggagcagaggggagggggggtaggAATTGTGTCTGAAGCATTTTGTATGACCTCCTCTCTGGCCCATCCATCAGGTTGGCTGCCTCATTATTCTAACCAGCCCGCTCTTTTCTTCTGTTGCGGGACGCCATCAGCTGCAATCTGCATGCCAATTATCGTCCAGACCCCCTGATACCCCTGCATGGAGAATGATCTGTCAAGGAAaagggaagaaaaaaaaatgagAAGGCTTGTGCTACCTTAGCCctgtaccctctctctctctctctctctctctctctctctctctctctctctctctctctctctctctctctctctctctctctctctctctctctcctctcttctctctctctctctctctctctctctctctctctctttctctctctctctctctctctctctctctctctctctctctctctctctctctctctctctctctctctctctctctctctctctctctctctctctctctctctctctctctctctctctctctctctctctctctctctctctctctctctagcccctctctctctcttctatacccccttctctctttatacctccctctctctacccccctctctaaaCCCCCCCAaccacccctctctatccctccctctttctcccgcTTCCCTGTACAGTAGTGACAGGGCTTCCTGGAAAATTAATCTATGGGAAAGGAAAACGAGAAAAAAAATTATAAATGTAGCTATTCTCCCATTCTGGCCGGTGCTGAGTTCCATTCCGTGGGCTCTGGAGGGCAAGGGAAGTGGAGTTGGTGATAATTGCCAGGGAGGGGGGGGGCCCATAACAAAGAGATACTCTTCCTCTGAATGTTACACAAAGGGCAAAGGGGGGGGCCATGAAGCAGCCATCTTACACACTTCTCCAGTTATGCTCCCCCGCTTTCATTCCTCTTCTATTTCATCGTCAAATTACAGATGAGATGAGCGGCTATTTCTGATCAACGTCCCGCTCCTGAACTGTGGAGAAAGGCCACCTAAAAGAGACAGGAGCACAGTTCATACATAAATccacaaaacaaaaaaaagtaaaataagaaggtattcattttttattcattaaCATTCTGTTTGTGATGGCTGATCCATCACAAATGTGTTATATCTTGTTAGAAGTGTTGAGAACCCTGTCCATTTAGATTGTTAAACTATATAATATAGATATCATCTATTCTAATTAATGTGGATAAAGTTGTGGGATGACCACATATGTCTGATCTGGTATTGTAATTGCAAGGGTTCCCATTGTCTTGAATGGAGAGGCCCGTTTTTTATACATTCTGTTTCTATGGGTATCCTATGTGGCTGAGATATGGCCAATACAAGACATGTCTTCTGAAATGAATAAATAAACAAAGAAGTCGGCTAATTAAAGACGATGAGGCGATGATTATAATGTCAGAGAAACGTGAAAGGAAATGTCACTTTGTGTAGTGAGACTTAAAGAGCGatcccctaacccctctctctttctggctgAGACAACCCATCTGTGGGAACGGAAGTTTATTGAAGAAACAGAATGGTCTAAAAATCCTGTGTGTCGGGTGATTTTCAGAGATGATGCAGCCGTTGAGAGGAACGGTCGCTCCGGAGAGGCGGTGGAGAATTGGGTTTACTCTGTCTGCCTTtgtggtgcatgtgtgtgtgcctcgATTAAATAAAGAAGATTCTCTAAGCACTTTAGGGCCATTTTGTCCGATTGTTTCACTCCCCCGTCTGTATCCTCCCTCGGAAAAAGCTTGATATAGACGACTAGCACAAAGCACAGCTCTCTCCCTCGCtactccactcttctctctcctctctgtcgctcccctctctctcccctatcatGCAGAACAGGCCCAGTCTAGTAGGCAAGAGGAGCCTCTGGAACTAGAACAGAAGAATTATTGTATGAGAAGCATATTACTTGTGGTGACAGTAAAAGAATGGATAGAATTAGTATTGTATTATAGTAGCGTCATTTAATAACATTAGAATTGTGGCAATTTTAGTAGAAAAGTAgagtgcaaaaaaaaaaatacaaataaatcatgtccaattacgCGTTTCATTCTACTTTCTGCGTAGCCTCTGTCCTGAGTTTAAACACTGCACAGTCTTTGCTCTTGAACTGTGGTGAACAAACTGCATTTCAATAAGCAGCCAACCACAGAAAGAGAATGAAGGGGGGATGACTGTTTTAGCAGAGCTGAACCAGGGCCAGACTGCCTCTGTAGCCTCCAGTCATAGTTAAACATACAGTCACAGAGTTGTCTCTAGTCAATTACACCCTCTCCGAACTCGCTCTCACTGCAAGCCACGGgaagacactgagacactgcGGTCCTCATCTGAGAGAGATGAGACGACAGAGAGAAAATGAAGAGGAAATGAAGATTATTGTGAAGTGGGGAGGGGGGATTTTGTGCCCGAGTTGAACAGCCCATGTCAGAAGGTGAGCGCTGAATGCGAACGACCAAATGTCCCAAAAACTGAAAACCATTACTGACGATTACACAGAACGGAGAGACTTTGGTGCTGCCTTAATTGGAGCTTTGCCTGGGAATCAGTTTCCAATTACTTTTATGCTAGCCTACGGTTAATACTGTCACAATGGGCAGAAGGGAGAGTGGAAGACATTCATTTCTTCAGATggtggactgagagagagacgggaagggagaAGGGACATTTCCCTGCACCAGATACTACAGCGCTCCTGAAACAAATTacagttaagtgccttgctcaagggcacatcaataGATAAACATTTTTCAGCTTGGATATTCGCACCAGCAACCTTCAGTTACTGGCGCAACGCTCTAACCTCGAGGCTACATTCTCTGACCTCTCGGCTACTTGCTCTAAGCTTCAGGCTACCTGCTCtgacctctaggctacctgctctgaccTCTAGGCTCCCTGCTCtgacctctaggctacctgctctgaccggtaggctacctgctctaacctctaggctacctgctctaacctctaggctacatgctctgacctctaggctacctgctctaacctctaggctacctgctctgaccgctaggctacctgctctaacctctaggctacctgctctaacctctacgctacctgctctaacctctaggctacctgctctaacctctaggctacatgctctgacctctaggctacctgctctaacctctTGGCTACATGCTCtgacctctaggctacctgctctaaccgctaggctacctgctctgacctctaggctacctgctctgacctctaggctacctgctctgacctctaggctacctgctctaacctctaggctacctgctctaacctctTGCCTACCTGCTCtgacctctaggctacctgctctaacctctaggctacatTCTCTGACCTCTAGGCTACATGCTCtgacctctaggctacctgctctgacctctaggctacctgctctaacctctaggctacctgctctaacctctTGGCTAcctgctctgaccactaggctacctgctctaacctctaggctacctgctctaacctctaggctacctgctctgacctctaggctacctgctccaacctctaggcAACCTGCTCTGACCTATAGGCAacctgctctaacctctaggctacctgcgctgacctctaggctacctgctctgacctctaggctacctgctctaacctctaggctacctgctctaacctctaggcatcctgctctaacctctaggctcaCTGCTCtgacctctaggctacctgctctaacctctTGGCTACCTGTTCTATCCTCTTGGCTACCTGCTCTGACGTCTAGGCTAACTGCTCtgacctctaggctacctgctctaacctccaggctacctgctctaacctctaggctacctgctctaaactctaggctacctgctctgacctctaggctacctgctctgacctctaggctacctgctctgaccTCTAGGCTAACTGCTCtgacctctaggctacctgctctgacctctaggctacctgctctgaactctaggctacctgctctgaccTCTAAGCTAACTGCTCtgacctctaggctacctgccacctgaCAAGGGTAGAAGGAAGAAacagaagggagaagggaagggagaagggaagggagaagggagggagaagggagggagatgggagggagaagggaagggagaagggagggagaagggaagggagaagggaagggagaagggaagggagaagggagggagaagggaagggagaagggaagggagaagggaagggagaagggaagggagaagggaagggagaagggaagggagaagggagggagaagggaagggagaagggaagggagaagggaagggagaagggagggagaagggaagcgagaagggaagggagaagggaagggagaagggagggagaagggaagggagaagggaagcgagaagggaagggagaagggagggagaagggagggagaagggagggagaagggaagggagaagggagggagaagggaagggagaagggagggagaagggagggagaagggaagggagaagggaagggagaagggagggagaagggaagcgAGAAGGGAAgcgagaagggaagggagaaggaagcgagaagggaagggagaagggaaggagaagggaaggagaaggaaggagaaggaaggagaagggaagggagaagggagggagaagggaagggagaagggaagggagaagggaagggagaagggagggagaagggaagggagaagggaagggagaagggagaagggagaagggagggagaaggaaggagaagggagggagaagggaggagagggaagggagaggaaggaaggagaagggagagaagggaagggagaagggagggagaagggaagggagaagggaaggagaagggaaggagaagggaagggaagggagaagggagggagaagggaagggaagggaagggaagggaagggaaggagaaagggaagggagaaggagggagaagggaagggagaagggaagggagaagggaagggagaagggaaggagagaagggagggagaagggagggagaagggagagaagggagggagaagaagggaagggagaagggagaaggagaagggaagggaaggagaagggagggagaagggagggagaagggaagggaaaagggaagggagaagggaagggagaagggagggagaagggagggagaagggaagggagaagggagggagaagggcagCGAGAAGGAGGTGTTTGTTGTTATAGATAGTCAAAGACTTTAATTTAATGCCAGTCTAATTAACACTGTCACAATGGGCAGCAGGAAGGAAGAGATGTTCACAAAGATGACGCCCTGAATGAAAACGAGATGAGGGAGGTGCTTATTGTCTCCAATTAAAAATGGCAGATGGAGAGCGTGTAGACTATGTAAGGAAGGAAGGCTCAGACTTAGTTCTATGGTTCCAAACTCCAGAAATTATGTCGAAACGTTGTCTACAAGTGATGGAAATTGTTCCTAACCATTGTTCTTATCATTGTCTCTTGAAAATACAAAATTACTACCACCTTATTTCCTCATATTTATTCAAGAAGTATCCGATTCTGGCCTCATCTACTGGCCATCTATCAAAATGGCTGATATGTTACCTCTCTTGCTTACCTTTTGTCTTTGAGTTTACCAGATAAGCGCATAGATTGGATACCAAAACTGGAGGCACCGCTTGGGTATACAGTACAACTCTAGTTGAGATAACAATGCCAGTCAAAGGGCCCACAGTCATCATCAAGTCCTTTATCTTCCACTTGTGGATTGTttctccatctctacatctccatcAACACAGTGGAGTGGTTTACCATGTCCAATTACTACTACAGTAATTAGAGTGAGAGCGGGGGCGGGGGGGACCAAGGGAGAGCGGGGGAGTGTACCCAAAAGCCTGGGCCTGTATTCAAAAAGCCTCTCAGAGTTGGAGTGTTAAACTAGGCTTAGTTCAGCCGTTTTAGGTCATAATAAAGACAATGATATtgactgggggagggggggggactgatcctagatcagcagtccCACCCTGAGATGTTTTGTGAATCAGGGCCCTGGGGCTGAAGGCTGAGGCTTAATGAATGTAGTCTCTCTCCATTAGCCAACCCTGTTCATAAGGATCCAGTAGGAGGGATGTCCTATCACTCACTACACTCTGTCATACACTCTTAGAATAAAGGGGCTTCCGAAGGGGATCtaaatggaacccaaaaggggttctacctggaagcaAAAGTGTTAAATCCGGAACAACAAAGGTTCTTTAGGTTCCAGATAGCACCCTCTTGTCTAAGAGTGTACTCCATTGGCTGTGGACTTTGTAATAAGGATCCATGGCCTGAGCTTTCAGCAGACATTAATACTGAATTAAGAGCTTTGCTGATGCACTCAAGAATATGTTACAATCTCAGCAATTCATCTGCTAGCTATAAATTAGAGCATTATACCAGGAAGACAAATAGCAGGGTGGCAAAGCCGTCCGTCCgaagtgtgagtgtgtttgtgtaagaTAATGATAATTAGCCATGTCTCCAAAAGACTAGCACATAATATTTGAtggctgtacagtatatatacagtatgtatgtttaGAACCCAGAGGTTTCCTTGATCATGTGACATGATCTGGGGGtgagtcccccccccccaaaaaaaaaaaaaaacacaaggaTAAATGTTAGCAATAAGAACATTGTAAATTCATGCGTAGGCAATGAATGAACAATGATGTTAATCCTGAAGATGAGCTttggttttttttgggggggggggaatctCACCACAGGAAATATAGGGACTTGGAGTTTTTCCTGATTACGTGACATGTGCAGGGAAAACTCTTGGGGGAACGTTCAGCGGGACACAGCGTTTTGGAACGTTTTGATAGAAATATGTTACGTAGAACAGACACGCCTTTCCAACATGTAGAACAAGGACTCGTGTTGGCTCTATTCATGGAATCTGCTACGTTCAACAGCGTTTTGGTAACTGAACGTGGTACTGGTCGTTCTTTCATAGGTGTGTCTCGGTTTAATTCTCAAGATTGTATATGGTTCACTGAAGACTCAATCTGTCTTTGAAGATACAATTATTTGAGTATCCTATCAGAACATCACACATTTGACGTCCTCCCTTTTGAAATATAACGTTCCAGACTCTCTCCAACACAGGTGTCTTCTTGACCTCATTTCTCCATTCAGTGTTCCTACTGAGAACTACAAAGACTAGAAATCTGACCTCCGTGGAGTATTTCAGTTCCATCCTCTATAatctttttttcccctcattcaTGTATTATCAGTTGGATTTACTACAAACAGATGAAAATGGGAGTCATAAAAGGCTGAGGTAATTTGTTAATTGCTTTGGGCATCTTTTATTCTTTGTTCCCTCACCCCTCTCAAAGTTAGTGATGTGGAGAGAAGTCCTCTGCCGAGTTTGTAGATTAGTGCCTGGCGTTATTACACGGAGAAAAACAAAAGAGAGGAGCTCAGTGTCTCTACTCTGTCTGCGCTGTCCCTATGGGTCccaatcaaaagtagtgcactacttagggaataggaGGTCATTTGGGACACTGTCTTCCGCAGCTCTTCTCAGCAAGTCTTCGTTTCAGAGACATCCTGATTTTTATCGAAAGATGAATTAAACCTTGACTTTCAGTCGACTCAGCAAGAAGAGAGTTCTCCGCGATTGATATTATATCATTTCACATTCTGCGCTCTCTGGGTATGTAAATGTAGAGCGtagatctgtttttttttttttccaataAAAGTGCTTGACACTGATttgcatgtatttatttatttaattctcTCCGTTTTCTTTTGCAGACCTTTTCAGTTCGGACCCCAGTCTCGGAGGTGCTGTGGGGAGGGGAGAAAATTAAAATCCATCAGCTAATGTGTCGGCTGGTAATGAAATAAGAATCTTGACACTCACTCCCATTGAAATGCAAAAGAGGTGTCCTGGCGTTACCCAAGCAATTTATCATAAAAGCCAGTGAATTTCTATTTAATATACATGAGGTACAGTGAATTATTATAGGACTTGCCATTATAACAAACTTCTCAAAGTGCACAGACAAAAGGGGTCAAGTATATTATTTTGGCTTCCGTCCCTCAGATGGATATTCTAAGTGGCTCTCGCTGGAGTTAGGAATCTCTCTTTGAACATCTTTCATACTTCAGTCCATTTACACTATTCAGTTATTTCTCTTCTCTGTGGATagaaaagggagagacagagaaggggagagacagagaggagagatagagaaagggatTAAGACTATGGGaggacgagagaaagagagaaagaaagaaagagagaaagagagagagagagaaagaaagaaagaaagaaagagagagagaaagagagagagagaaagagagagagagagagagagagagagagaaagagagaaagaaagaaagaaagaaagaaagaaagaaagaaagaaagagagcgagagagagagagaagagagagagagagagagagagagagagagagagagagagagagagagagagagagagagagagagagagagagagagagagagaggacgaaagagagagagagagaaagagagagagagaggacgagagagagagagatagagagagagaaagagagagagagagaacgaaagagagagagagagagagagagagagagagatgagagagagagaaaggagaaagaaagaaagaaagagagagaggcagagagagagagagagagagagagagagagagagagagagagagaggcagacagagacagacacagagagagagagagagagagagagagagagagagagaaagagagagaggaagagagagagagacagagagagagaactggttATATCTGAGGAAGGGCTATTCCAGACCTCTAATTCATCTCTGCCAGAGTCTCGAGGCTTTAATGTTGTTTttttctacctctccacctctctaaaatGTGGCTTAGTGCTTGTTGTACCCCTTTCACCTTGATTTGACACCCAGGGGTACTGGGTTAGTTTTTCTACTCTTGTTGCTCATGGCAACACTTTTAGAgttagcaacaaaaaaaatgcaAAGAACCAAACCATTAATACTGAGGAGAAACATAGCCTAAATCTGTCACAAGGATTACCAGTATCTTAACACCGCAACACCCAACACAACTGtgatccaataagacattagacagttgacagaagatgtgtgtagccaacatgttgtccaataagacattagacagaagatgtgtgttgtcaacatgttgtccaataagacattagacagaagatgtgtgttgtcaacatgttgtccaataagacattagacagaagatgtgtgttgtcaacatgttatccaataagacattagacattagacagaagatatgtgttgtcaacatgttatccaataagacattagacattagacagaagatgtgtgtagtcaacatgttgtccaataagacattagacagaagatgtgtgttgtca
Encoded proteins:
- the LOC127931676 gene encoding uncharacterized protein LOC127931676, whose protein sequence is MGQRGGHTKCFRHNSYPPSPLLLWSPSPPSPPSPPSPHSPPSPPSPLSPPSPPSPPSPPSPPSPPSPPSHHSPPSPHSHPSPPSPHSHPSPPNPPSPPSPPSNPSFPSPPYLPALRSIIALLALLAFPALPALLALQALPALIALSALPALIALPALPALIALPALPALIALPALPALIALPALPALPALLALPALPALPALPALPSLLALPAIIALPAIPALIALPALLALPALPALIALPALPALIALPALPALIALPALPALIALPALPALIALSALPALIALPALPALPAIPALPALLDLPTLPALPALPALPAFHALPAHPALPSLLALPATIALPAIPALIALPALPEYQPSQPSLTSQPSQPSLTSQPSQPSQPSQPSLTPQPSQPSLTPIPPSPPSPPSPPNPPSPPSPPSPPSPPSSPSSHSPASSPSPHSPPSPHSPPSSPSPHSPPSPHSPPSSPSPHSPPSSPSTHSPASSPSPHSPPSSPSPHSPLSSPSPHSPPSSPSPHSPPSPPSSPSSPSPPSPPSSPSPPSPP